GTGACCCTGGCCGCCAACCAGGTGCTGCTGCAATTCCTGATGATCACCGCCTATGCGATGGACGGGTTCGCCTTTGCCGCCGAGGCGCTGGTGGGCAAGGCGATGGGCGCCCGGCGCAGGTCGGAACTGCGCCGCAGCGCCGTGCTGACCAGCATCTGGGGGGCGATCGTGGCGGTGACGCTGTCGCTGGCCTTTGCCCTGCTGGGCGGGGCGGTCATCGACCTGATGTCGAAATCGGCCGAGGTCCAGGCCGAGGCGCGCGTGTTCCTGGTCTACATGATCTTTGCCCCGGTCCTGGGCTGGGCCGCCTGGATGCTGGACGGCATCTTCATCGGGGCGACCGCGACGCGGGACATGCGCAACATGATGCTGGCCAGTTCGCTGGTCTATGTCGCCGTCGTGGTTCTGCTGGTGCCGGGGCTGGAAAACCACGGCCTGTGGCTGGCCTACCTGGTGTCCTTCGTGGTCAGGGGCGTGACCCTGGCCTTGCGCTACCCGGCGCTGGAATCGCGGGCCGCGCCGGCCTGACGCGCCTCAGGCCAGCGCCAGAACGATCACCCCGGTCAGGCAAACCGCCGCCCAGACCAGCCGCCGGGGCAGGTCGCCTTCGCCCAGCAGCAGGCTGCCGGCCAGAACGCTGAGCAGAACCGAGGTTTCGCGCACCGGCGCCACATAGGTCACCGGCGTGAAGGTCATCGCGTAGAGCACAAGGACATAGGCCATCGGGTTCAGGATCGCGATGGCCACGACCGCCCCGCGATGCCCGGTCCAGAGGGCGCGGACGGTTGCCCGGCGCCGCCAGGCGACCGGCGCCAGCAGCGTTGCCCGGCCCAGATGCGACGCATAATCCAGCAGCAGCGGCGACACGGCGAGGGTGGCGACGGTCCAGGCATCCCAGGCGGTGTAGCTGCCGATGAACAGCCCCGCCGCCAGCCCGAACCCCAGCGATGCCCCGGCATGGGCCCGACGCGAGCGGCGAAACCCGCCGGTCAGCATCAGGACGCCGATAACGATGATCGCGCCACCCAGCGCGATCTGTGGTGTCACCGCCTGGCCCAGGAAAATGGCGGCAAAACTCACCGACAGCACCGGGCCGCTGGCGCGCGCGGTCGGATAGACCAGCGACAGGTCTCCTTTGCGATAGCCGGTCTGGAGCAGCAGGAAATAGCCCAGATGCAGCAGCACGCTGACCGCGATGGCAAACAGGTCCAGCCCGCCCATCCGGTCCAGCCCGCCCAGGCCGAACCACGCCACCACCGGGGTCCAGATCGCCAGCGCGAGAACCGAAAACAGCCAGACCAGTTCCGGCCCGGCGTTCAGCCGTTTCACCAGCAGGTTCCACCCGGCATGACAGACCGCCGCGGTCAGAACCAGCGCAAGCCCGGCGGCTGTCATGGGGATGTTCCGGCGCGGCCGGCACAGAAAACAGGCGCCGGGAACGGGTCACCGGCGCCTCTGGATGGGTAGGACTGGCGTGTCTGGCTCAGGACGCCTTGGTGCCTGCGGCCGGGGCCATGGCCGGGCTGATCCCGGCGGGCTTGGGCTGCTGGGCGTTGTTGCTCAGCGGGTCGTCCTGACGCTGCACCGAGCCTTCGAAATGCGCGCCCGATTCGATGGCGATCGTCTTGTGGATGATGTCGCCCTCGACCCGCGCGGTCGCGGTCAGGCGCACTTTCAGGCCCCGCACGCGGCCCACCACATGGCCGTTCACAACCACGTCGTCGGCGGTCACTTCGCCCCGGACGGTGGCGGTCTCGCCGACGGTCAGCAGATGGGCGCGGATGTCGCCGTCGACATTGCCCTCGACCTGGATATCGCCGGTCGTCTTGATGTTGCCGGTGATGTGAAGGTCCGACGACAGGACCGATGCGGGCGGTTTGGGTTTGCTCATGCCGGGCTTTGCATCGGGGGTCACCGGCGCCGGTTTCGACGCTGCCTGGGCGTCATCGGTCGGTTTCGATCCGGGCTCGTTTATTTTGCTTTTCGAAAACATCTCTTGCAGCCTTGATATAGGTCATCGGGTTCACAGGTGCCCCGTTCACGCGGACTTCATAGTGGAGATGCGTGCCGGTGGACCGTCCGGTGTTACCCATATCACCGATGTGATCGCCGCGCGATACCCTTTGGCCCTTTTTGACGCGGATGTTGGACAGGTGGGCATAGTAGGTTTCGGTGCCGAATTCATGCTGGATGCGGATCAGCCGGCCATAGCCCGATTGCCAGCCCGCATGGGTCACGACACCCTCGGCGGTGGCAAAGACATCGGTGCCGTGGGTGCCGGCGAAATCCGATCCCTTGTGCAGCCGCCGGCCGCCGGTCTTGGGGTCGCGGCGATAGCCGAAACCGCTGGTGTAGCGCACCGATGCGTGCACCGGCATTGCGAACGGCACCTTGTCCGCGGCCATGCGATAGAGGTTCAGTTCGTCCATCTGGTCGAGGATCCGGTTCACGCGAAGCTCGTCGGCGCTGGGTTCCTCGCTGCGCGTCGAGAAGGTGATCGGGGTCAGGGGGCCGCCCTGTCCGTCATAGGCCTTGCGGATCTGTTCGAGGATGCGGTCAGGGGCCATGCCTGCATCGCGGAACAGCTTGTCCAGCGGTTCGACCGAGATCGCCATCGCCTCTTCGAGCTGGCGGAAGATCTGGTCGTTCCGCTCCTGCATCAGCTTGATCTCGAGCTCGAGCTCGTCGCGCGCATCCAGCGCGTTGCGGGCATCGACGAGAACCTGGTCGCGTTCCTGCGCCGTGTCGGCCAGCGCATCGGCCATCAGCGCAACCGACTCGGGATCCGCGCCCGTCGCGACCGAACCGTTCGCGCCGTTGGCGTCATCGGTCTGCAACTGCGTCAGCTCGTTCTTGATGGTTTCCCGGTCCTGCATCGTCTTGCGCAGGGTGGACTGGATCACCTCGATTCCGGTTTCCAGTTCTTCGCGCCGGGTTTCCGAATCCAGCAGGACCGACTGCATCACCGAGATCTGCGCCAGCGCGGCGTTGAACCGTTCCTGCGCCGCCGCCGCTTCGGCCGCGCGCGAATCCCGTTCGCCTGCCAGCGCGTTCAGCCGTTGCTGAAACGTCTGCTGATCGCGCCGGGCCTGTTCGCGGAAATTGCCCGACCCGATGCTGTCCATCAACAGGACTGCCGTGGCCACGATGGCCCAGCTGACGACCGCCGTAACGCCGACGGCGGCAATGGCCTGGGTGGAGGATCGGAGACGAATGAACCGCGTATCGGAATCTGATTTCAGGAACAGGCGGCGTTCGGGAAAGACACGTTCCAATGCCTGGTGTGCCCGGATTACGATAGGTGTGCGCATACGCCCTCGGACTTCGGTTTTTTCTATTGCGCAGGAAAGACTGCTGAACCGCTCACTCAAGAAACCTGCAGTGACAACTCTGGTTGGCAGGGTGGTTAGCGTGGCTGGGAGAGCGGGGCAAGTTGCCGAAACCCGGACCTCCCCATTTCCGGCGAAGAGATGCCGTGACGATCGGCAAGAATACGCCGATCCGACCGGATTCCTTAACACTATTCGCGAAAGATCGGCTTTTCAGCCCCGTCCCGGCTGCGACATTTCGTCAGCCAGGGGCCAGTAGAAGTCGGGCGGCAGGCCGGCCTCGGCGCGCTTTTCCTCGTTGAAGGGCGGCTTCAGCGCGCCGTGGAAATAGCGCCGCACCAGGGCGTGGAACACCTCTTTCGGGTCGTGATCCTCGCGGCCGCACAGGAAGTGGAACCACTTGGACCCATAGGCCACATGATGCACCTCCTCGGCATAGATCACGTCGAGCGCGGCCACCGCATCGCCCTGTCCGGCCTTGCGGAAAATCTCGATCATGCCGGGGGTGACATCCAGTCCACGCGCCTCGAGCACCATCGGAACGACCGCCAGCCGTCCCATCAGGTCGTCACGCGTGTCCTCGGCGGCCCGCCACATGCCCGCATGGGCGGGCATGGCGCCGTACCGGCTTCCGGCGGCTTCAAGGCAGTCGCACATCAGGTTGAAATGCTTCGATTCCTCGTCGGCGGCCTTTACCCAGTCATCGTAGAATCCCATCGGCATCGGGACATGGGCGAAACGGGCGATGATATCCCAGTGCAGGTCCACCGCGTTCAGTTCGATATGCGCGACGGCATGCAACAGCGCCACCCGCCCCGCGGCCGAACCGGGGCGGCGGCGCGGCACGTCGCGTGGCGACAGCAATTCAGGCCGGTCGGGCCGGGCCGGATGCAATGGCGGATCGGCCCGGCCGACGGGGATGGGTGTCGCGCCGGGATCCCGCGATGCCGTCCACGCCGCCGCGTATCGGCGCGACAGCGCGGTTTTCGCGCGCCCATCCGCCGTGGTCAGCACCTCGGTCGCCATCTGCGCCAGTGACAGCGTCACGATTCGCGCACCGCCTCGAGCACGGCCTCGACATGGCCGGGCACTTTCACCTTGCGCCATGCCCGCGCGATCCGGCCCTCGGCGTCGATCAGGAAGGTGGCGCGTTCGATGCCCATGAAAGTCTTGCCATACATCTTCTTTTCGACCCAGACGCCGTAATCCTCGCAGGTGGTCGCGTCGGCATCGGAGACCAGCGTCACGGTCAGGTCATGCCGGGCGACAAAGCGGTCATGGCTGGCGAGATTGTCCTTTGAAATGCCGATAACGGTCGCACCGGCGGCGTCGAAGTCACCGAGGCGCGCGGAAAATCCGACCGACTCGGTGGTGCAGCCGGGCGTGTTGTCGCGGGGATAGAAATAGAGCACCACCTTGCGTCCGCGAAGGTCGGACAGGCGAAGGGTGCCGCCACCGGTGCGCGGCAGGTCGAAATCGGGGGCGAGAGAGCCGGGTTCGAGCATGAAACCTCCTTCCGGTTGGCAGGTCAGGGGTTTCATACTAGACCGCCACGGGCAAGATGAAAGACATGCACCCGCTGGACCCCGAAGACCGGAACGAACTCCCCGTGCGCCGCCGCCGCGCGTTGCGCCGCGGTCTGGTTGCGGGTCTGGCCGTGCTGGCGCTGTTTGCCGCGCTCGCCGTCGCCGCGCTGTCGCTGCCGGGGCGGGCGATCACGGCGCCTGACTGGCTGATGACGCGGCTCGAGGCGCGGGCCGAACGCAATCTCGGCGGGCTCGGGTTGGATTTCGGCGAGGCGACCTTGGTGGTCCGGCACGGGTGGCGACCGGCGGTGCGATTGCGCGACGTGGAACTGTCCGCCGCGGACGGCACCCGGGTGGCGTTGCTGGAACGGGCCCGGATCAGCCTTTCGTTGCGGCCCCTGCTGCGCGGGCGCATCCTGGCCAAGCAGATCGATCTCGGCGGTCTCAACGTGGTCCTGCGGCGCGATGCCGGCGGCAACCTGTCGCTTGCGTTTGGTGAAAACGCCGCACCGGTGGACCAGGCCCGCAACCTGCCGGCCCTGATCGAGGACTGGGACGGGGTGCTGGATGGGCAGCCCTTTGCCGCGCTGACGCAGGTTTCGGTGCAGGGGGTCCGGTTGCGGCTGGAAGATGCGCGCGTCAATCGGCACTGGACCCTCGATGACGGGCGGCTGCAGCTTGACAAGGACGGCGCCCGGTTGCGGCTGGCCGCCAGCTTTGCCGTTCTGTCGGGTGGCCGTGTCAGCACGGTCGAGGCCAATTACGCCAGCCGCATCGGCGATCTCGCCGCCGAGTTCGGCGTGTCGTTCAGCGATGTGGACGCGCCGGACATCGCCGCCCAGAGCCCGGTCCTGGGATGGCTCGACGTGCTGCGCGCGCCGATATCCGGCGCGTTGCGCGGAAGCGTCGATGGCAGCGGTTCGGCCGGCCCAGTTTCGGCCACGTTGCAGATCGGCGCCGGGGCGCTGCAACCCACGGACGCCACCCGCCCGGTGCCGTTCTCCGGGGCGCGCGGCTATTTCACCTTCGATCCGCGGATCGGGACGCTGGTCTTTGATGAATTGTCGGTCGAAAGCGACTGGATCACCGGACGCGCCGACGGCACCGCGATGCTGTCGGGCATCGAGGCCGGGGCGCTGAGCGGGCTGGACGGGCAGTTCACGTTCCGGGGGCTGCGGCTGAACCCGGATGACCGCTATGACGAGCCGCTGGATCTGGACGGCATGACCGCCGATTTCCGGCTGGACCTGAACCCGTTCCGGCTCACGCTGGGCGAGGCGCTGGTGACGACGCCGCACGAACGGTTGCGGGCCTGGGGGGTGCTGGATGCGAACCCGGAGGGCTGGCAGCTGGCCCTCGACGCGGAGATGGGCCACCTGGCGACGGATCGGCTGCTGGTGCTCTGGCCGCAGCGCGTGGCGCCGAAACCACGCCGATGGGTCGAGACGAACCTGCATGCGGGCGATCTGAGCGATATCGATTTCGCGCTTCGTCTGGCGCAGGGAAACCGGCCCGTGATCCACGCCGATTTCGGGTTCAGCGATGTCACCGCGCGGGTCCTGAAAACCCAGCCGCCCGTCACCAACGGCACCGGCACGGCGAGCCTGACCGGAAACCGGTTCGTCGTCTCGGCGACGGGAGGACAGATCACGGCCGACCAGGGCGGCGCGCTGGATATCGCGGGCACCTCGTTCATCGTTCCCGATGTGGCGGTCAAACCCGCGACCCCCGGGCTGGTGCGGCTGAAGGCCGACGGGCCGATCACCGCCGTCC
This is a stretch of genomic DNA from Pukyongiella litopenaei. It encodes these proteins:
- a CDS encoding AsmA-like C-terminal region-containing protein; protein product: MHPLDPEDRNELPVRRRRALRRGLVAGLAVLALFAALAVAALSLPGRAITAPDWLMTRLEARAERNLGGLGLDFGEATLVVRHGWRPAVRLRDVELSAADGTRVALLERARISLSLRPLLRGRILAKQIDLGGLNVVLRRDAGGNLSLAFGENAAPVDQARNLPALIEDWDGVLDGQPFAALTQVSVQGVRLRLEDARVNRHWTLDDGRLQLDKDGARLRLAASFAVLSGGRVSTVEANYASRIGDLAAEFGVSFSDVDAPDIAAQSPVLGWLDVLRAPISGALRGSVDGSGSAGPVSATLQIGAGALQPTDATRPVPFSGARGYFTFDPRIGTLVFDELSVESDWITGRADGTAMLSGIEAGALSGLDGQFTFRGLRLNPDDRYDEPLDLDGMTADFRLDLNPFRLTLGEALVTTPHERLRAWGVLDANPEGWQLALDAEMGHLATDRLLVLWPQRVAPKPRRWVETNLHAGDLSDIDFALRLAQGNRPVIHADFGFSDVTARVLKTQPPVTNGTGTASLTGNRFVVSATGGQITADQGGALDIAGTSFIVPDVAVKPATPGLVRLKADGPITAVLSLLNRPPLSVIDKTPLPVDMADGRLRAEGTIAFPMKKKVPFEDLEFHFSGDLTGLRSDVLVPGHEVSARALRIEGNQDAVRIEGDGLIGELPVRVAWRQPLGKSAAGQGSTLTGTVELSARTVDTFRLGLPPGSVAGKGQATFALDLKPDTPPELALSSDLRGVRLSLGSLGWSKAADTAGRLDLSARLGDRARVDRLELEAAGLSVAGRVTTRTGGGLDRAEFDRVRLGGWLDVRAELVGQGNGPPVIRVHGGQLDLRRASFGRGSGTGASGPLDAALDRLQVTDTIALTGFTGNFVTTGGLSGPFRGRINGGAAVTGRIAPQAGRSAIHLKSDDAGGVFRDAGILRNGRGGELDLTLTPASTPGEFNGRLAVRDTRVQDAPAMAALLNSISLVGLLNELSGQGILFGNVDARFRLGPRQLTLFESSATGASIGLSMDGIYDVVNGRLNMQGVVSPIYMLNAVGAPLSRRGEGLIGFNYTLTGAAASPNVSVNPLSALAPGILRDLFRGAPPPSDGSPAPQPRRRPRTPSDDPAGGR
- a CDS encoding ferritin-like domain-containing protein — protein: MATEVLTTADGRAKTALSRRYAAAWTASRDPGATPIPVGRADPPLHPARPDRPELLSPRDVPRRRPGSAAGRVALLHAVAHIELNAVDLHWDIIARFAHVPMPMGFYDDWVKAADEESKHFNLMCDCLEAAGSRYGAMPAHAGMWRAAEDTRDDLMGRLAVVPMVLEARGLDVTPGMIEIFRKAGQGDAVAALDVIYAEEVHHVAYGSKWFHFLCGREDHDPKEVFHALVRRYFHGALKPPFNEEKRAEAGLPPDFYWPLADEMSQPGRG
- a CDS encoding EamA family transporter encodes the protein MTAAGLALVLTAAVCHAGWNLLVKRLNAGPELVWLFSVLALAIWTPVVAWFGLGGLDRMGGLDLFAIAVSVLLHLGYFLLLQTGYRKGDLSLVYPTARASGPVLSVSFAAIFLGQAVTPQIALGGAIIVIGVLMLTGGFRRSRRAHAGASLGFGLAAGLFIGSYTAWDAWTVATLAVSPLLLDYASHLGRATLLAPVAWRRRATVRALWTGHRGAVVAIAILNPMAYVLVLYAMTFTPVTYVAPVRETSVLLSVLAGSLLLGEGDLPRRLVWAAVCLTGVIVLALA
- a CDS encoding M23 family metallopeptidase, which encodes MRTPIVIRAHQALERVFPERRLFLKSDSDTRFIRLRSSTQAIAAVGVTAVVSWAIVATAVLLMDSIGSGNFREQARRDQQTFQQRLNALAGERDSRAAEAAAAQERFNAALAQISVMQSVLLDSETRREELETGIEVIQSTLRKTMQDRETIKNELTQLQTDDANGANGSVATGADPESVALMADALADTAQERDQVLVDARNALDARDELELEIKLMQERNDQIFRQLEEAMAISVEPLDKLFRDAGMAPDRILEQIRKAYDGQGGPLTPITFSTRSEEPSADELRVNRILDQMDELNLYRMAADKVPFAMPVHASVRYTSGFGYRRDPKTGGRRLHKGSDFAGTHGTDVFATAEGVVTHAGWQSGYGRLIRIQHEFGTETYYAHLSNIRVKKGQRVSRGDHIGDMGNTGRSTGTHLHYEVRVNGAPVNPMTYIKAARDVFEKQNKRARIETDR
- a CDS encoding bactofilin family protein — encoded protein: MFSKSKINEPGSKPTDDAQAASKPAPVTPDAKPGMSKPKPPASVLSSDLHITGNIKTTGDIQVEGNVDGDIRAHLLTVGETATVRGEVTADDVVVNGHVVGRVRGLKVRLTATARVEGDIIHKTIAIESGAHFEGSVQRQDDPLSNNAQQPKPAGISPAMAPAAGTKAS
- a CDS encoding peroxiredoxin, producing the protein MLEPGSLAPDFDLPRTGGGTLRLSDLRGRKVVLYFYPRDNTPGCTTESVGFSARLGDFDAAGATVIGISKDNLASHDRFVARHDLTVTLVSDADATTCEDYGVWVEKKMYGKTFMGIERATFLIDAEGRIARAWRKVKVPGHVEAVLEAVRES